The following coding sequences lie in one Drosophila sulfurigaster albostrigata strain 15112-1811.04 chromosome 2R, ASM2355843v2, whole genome shotgun sequence genomic window:
- the LOC133839261 gene encoding golgin-84 codes for MSSWITGLADKAENILNKIDQNAATALHTDAAPNLDAMKKSLTSSTQSLKTAISPAKRPSSSHSSTPMTLSMVGNSGSSAKSEGAHVVTTELRQKLPTSASFSIGSDVGSNMDTNELAAFKIALSEITGERDELRLRLEELNRDSENLGLKQRAQELEHLTQTLSEERDKAVHDLNEAQSAHMAYVHSISELESNLAKLQQEYVSTAQKLQMQIKETDQQRTELQEYRTKAQRALQAKDALIAELKANPTKECDGTELTNKDSESRFLQIEYDALKQELQHANEEQQTLRLQLDGYIAQERQHEVDIGVARQREQTLAKELRTAREHNVAIESEQRMLTQELSSLRQQMSNQMASAATRLQEKEQQLQQQRQQLSESDVSNAKTDYENRLKALTQSLVERQGLLERVTSERNALRLQHENMQQQIQQNMHAIEMGHQRSSGSSRSTLLSNSTDDVKAQFPLLMHPSPFDNRVARRFKRALRHADSVGIRVGAFLRRYPMMRIGMILYVALLHLWVMFVLLSTTPN; via the exons ATGTCGTCATGGATAACAGGATTGGCAGATAAGGCAGagaatatattgaataaaatcgATCAAAATGCTGCTACCGCTTTGCACACTGATGCTGCGCCCAATTTGGATGCAATGAAGAAAAGTTTAACCAGCAGCACACAATCCTTGAAAACAGCAATATCTCCCGCTAAGCGTCctagcagcagccacagcagcactCCCATGACCTTGTCCATGGTGGGCAACAGTGGATCTAGTGCCAAGAGCGAGGGTGCTCATGTAGTGACCACAGAGCTGCGGCAAAAATTACCTACTTCAGCAAGTTTTTCTATTGGCAGCGACGTTGGAAGCAACATGGATACAAACGAGTTGGCGGCATTTAAAATTGCACTCAGTGAAATCACAGGAGAGCGTGATGAGTTGCGCCTGCGTCTGGAGGAGCTCAATCGCGACAGCGAGAACTTGGGTTTAAAGCAACGCGCACAGGAACTGGAGCACCTGACACAAACGTTGTCAGAAGAGCGCGATAAAGCTGTGCATGACTTGAACGAGGCGCAATCAGCACACATGGCTTATGTGCACTCCATCTCGGAATTGGAATCCAATCTGGCCAAGCTTCAGCAGGAGTACGTGAGCACAGCGCAGAAGCTACAAATGCAGATCAAGGAAACGGATCAACAGCGCACCGAGTTGCAAGAGTATCGCACCAAAGCACAGCGAGCACTGCAGGCCAAGGATGCGCTAATCGCCGAGCTGAAGGCAAATCCCACAAAAGAGTGCGATGGCACCGAGTTGACCAATAAGGACAGCGAATCGCGCTTTCTGCAAATCGAATATGACGCCCTAAAACAGGAGTTGCAGCATGCCAACGAAGAGCAGCAGACACTGCGTCTTCAGCTCGATGGCTACATCGCCCAAGAGCGGCAACATGAGGTGGACATTGGTGTCGCCCGTCAACGTGAACAAACTCTAGCCAAAGAGTTGCGCACAGCCCGGGAGCACAACGTTGCCATCGAGTCTGAGCAACGAATGCTCACCCAGGAGTTATCGTCGCTGCGCCAACAGATGAGCAATCAAATGGCTTCGGCAGCCACGCGATTGCAGGAGAAggagcagcaattgcaacagcagcgccagcAACTCAGCGAGTCCGATGTTTCCAATGCTAAAACTGACTACGAAAATCGTCTTAAGGCACTCACACAATCGCTGGTCGAGCGTCAAGGGTTGCTGGAGCGCGTCACATCTGAACGCAATGCACTGCGTCTGCAGCACGAGAATATGCAGCAACAGATTCAGCAGAACATGCATGCCATTGAGATGGGGCATCAACGGAGCAGCGGCAGTTCACGCAGCACGCTGCTCTCGAACAGCACAGATGATG TCAAGGCACAGTTTCCCCTGCTCATGCATCCAAGTCCCTTCGACAATCGTGTCGCCCGTCGTTTTAAGCGTGCTCTGCGTCATGCCGACTCTGTGGGCATAAGGGTGGGTGCGTTTCTACGTCGTTATCCCATGATGCGTATTGGCATGATTCTCTATGTGGCATTGCTGCATCTGTGGGTCATGTTTGTGCTGCTCTCAACGACGCCCAACTAA
- the LOC133839260 gene encoding C2 domain-containing protein 5 isoform X2, which yields MPGKVGVKIKAARNLPVMDKSSETTDAFVEIKLANKEHKTEVFKKSLNPTWNTDWFRFEVDDAELQDEPLQIRLMDYDTYSANDAIGKVNISLNPLCLESSSQAAHGKGTVLSGWIPVFDTMHGIRGEINVIVKVDLFSDVNKFRQSSCGIPFFHSQCVPFGYRAQVIHGFVEELVVNDDPEYQWIDKIRTPRASNEARQVVFLKLSGQVQRKMGLKAINMGANAVIGYTQCFDLEGDVGVVARGVGTAVTLIKDTTSSQPNSADVALIEEVQKYLDFLNCTGDSSVSLPLSGRSPQYRLNIYKQPTASVSPSSAAAAAAAAATMFYLESGSSDTEDADVMQNLLRQEDERGERTREKKLRHRMRRLTSSSRNVFSEKYATLLRRIEPKIPENATQSLSNIFGGSASSSKRRRRSRYSLSKRASPAIVRSISDATGAGPNMCQLAVPQYQENTRSAPDLDVDVFQRKSNYSTDSSESLSIIETLATDLDRVATAADTTTTSSDSDEHDDDDDDDKLQDNWIKPGETRSCENSQLDLTPKRHTLLEDLKGFSRRVQKLMHLSPAAHQPSQTLAKRSLLFAAAALQPTMERKSYYCSQPELPTISADDACWPGGNINLNASASMLQLNHLPSYESSLRLQRSASLSHIEEIEIELELETEQIQNKNAPVLCICPSTPTPTESDISSQTQRAFDFYDPPVFKLDHVVNISNSTNHSNNNNKSSLLAPCYSVSPSAIQNPPRQRPLQRQQQQPTKCSTRSSNDLQQQQMQQQQQQSPAAQAQGGVLIPTTIATLENNANVKKFASPVGSNRLKLTPSPSKSGISGGANADSASTSTTSTATTMVPAKELGEICRRSSDSDLSVTPKGNSICVASERLAAATAMMRLTTPTVGNKATDSLDMLEYPFLTMTKYPTGFILHLGATVAARSVKLLERVPNPDEPEVRDSWWTELRMEIRSHARSLGCNVVLGYAESTTISDDVCVLSATGTAAVINMVFNRSVSQTDIFAISKQSNTVAAMSNSLEEREPNGSIGDAATSGKDNGSLGTSNGSAGKRYGLPPPNAPRNTCAVCHVPYNLNSVPFNVKMKKCAICRKGRVPDVLLATLEVPEYVQVSGRGCFMQAQVVRAKRDLRAELNAKEISDGLPFLEYELHRVLINKLKAKGMNAIFGLRTQVAIGERMIALIATGTALFLSALPVPQVPKIVAGNSWTDKQKLNELQKKLQETFERNQEIYQLKSMDPDLASSSGAAGDKQSDTDDSDDEEMNEIDLNCGNKELCVLEVDDIEDLEIISLLMEPYPPEGFHVVNTQQVPGMLDLDAVKNLQMFTQVWRARLEVGQNVNGFPKHFQRLLQTIYFKLRTMIPCAICDLRFRLDLPESDQIQLLVTGMAMGLSDANKVKYRRRGAPAVQPNGFNDAAMQAQAQPASAVHAAQSQPELNGKRMLQEEDYIFPLDEDQVVDTPTPTSTAIPPFGMSSFKQRKTSPSRLGNLTTALPSAKSLNIAPVTRTRYFPLRDRYGVDLTPLSFIPGGRIEKYLGNLNFFFIRESTSIRENGGISGFVHGFITELLAVVRAHIASLGGNAMVSFYITELILFDNQHKNQGQCLISIGGDAVYVSYYADD from the exons ATGCCAGGCAAGGTGGGCGTCAAAATAAAGGCTGCGCGCAATCTGCCAGTGATGGACAAAAGCAGTGAGACAACCGACGCATTTGTGGAGATCAAGTTGGCCAACAAAGAGCACAAAACGGAGGTATTCAAGAAAAGTCTCAATCCAACGTGGAACACTGATTG GTTTCGCTTTGAGGTCGATGACGCTGAATTACAGGATGAGCCGTTGCAAATACGTCTGATGGACTATGATACATACTCGGCCAATGATGCCATAGGCAAGGTCAACATCAGCTTGAATCCTCTGTGCCTGGAGAGCTCTAGTCAGGCGGCCCACGGTAAGGGCACCGTGCTCTCCGGTTGGATTCCAGTATTCGATACCATGCACGGTATACGCGGTGAAATCAATGTCATTGTCAAGGTGGATCTCTTCTCCGATGTCAACAAATTCCGACAGAGCTCGTGTGGCATACCATTCTTTCACT CTCAATGTGTGCCATTTGGTTATCGAGCACAAGTCATCCATGGATTTGTCGAGGAGTTGGTGGTCAACGATGATCCCGAGTACCAGTGGATTGACAAAATACGCACACCACGCGCCTCCAATGAGGCTCGTCAGGTTGTCTTCCTCAAGCTTTCTGGTCAAGTGCAGCGCAAAATGGGTCTTAAGGCCATCAATATGGGCGCCAATGCAGTCATCGGTTACACACAGTGTTTTGATCTGGAAGGcgatgttggtgttgtggcCAGAGGCGTCGGCACAGCGGTTACACTAATAAAGGACACGACCAGCAGTCAGCCAAACAGCGCAGATGTTGCACTAATCGAAGA AGTGCAGAAGTATTTAGACTTTCTCAATTGCACCGGGGACAGTAGTGTCAGTTTACCGTTGTCTGGTCGCTCACCCCAGTATCGTCTCAATATCTATAAACAGCCAACGGCGAGTGTTAGTCCCAgctcagcggcagcagcagcagcggcggcggcaacaatGTTCTATTTGGAAAGCGGCAGCAGTGACACAGAGGATGCAGATGTCATGCAGAATCTCTTGCGACAGGAGGATGAGCGTGGCGAGAGAACACGAGAGAAGAAACTGCGCCATCGTATGCGTCGCTTAACTTCCTCCTCGAGGAATGTTTTCAGCGAGaaatatgcaacacttttgcgTCGCATTGAACCCAAAATCCCAGAAAATGCCACGCAATCGTTGAGCAATATTTTCGGTGGCAGCGCATCGAGTAGCAAGCGACGACGTCGCTCCCGCTACTCGTTGAGTAAACGTGCTTCGCCAGCCATTGTGCGTTCCATAAGTGATGCCACTGGGGCTGGACCCAACATGTGTCAGCTGGCGGTGCCCCAGTATCAGGAGAACACACGTTCTGCACCGGATTTGGACGTTGATGTCTTTCAACGTAAGTCCAATTATTCAACCGACTCCAGCGAGTCGCTCTCAATAATTGAAACGCTTGCCACAGACCTTGATCGTGTAGCGACAGCAGCCGacacaacaaccacatcaaGTGACAGCGATgagcatgatgatgatgatgatgatgacaagtTGCAGGACAATTGGATTAAGCCGGGCGAGACACGCAGCTGTGAGAATAGTCAATTGGACTTGACACCCAAACGGCATACACTGCTCGAGGATCTAAAGGGATTCTCACGCCGTGTGCAGAAGTTGATGCATTTGTCACCAGCTGCCCATCAACCCAGTCAGACGCTGGCCAAGCGTTCGCTGTTGTTTGCCGCAGCTGCACTTCAGCCGACCATGGAGCGCAAATCGTATTATTGCTCACAGCCAGAGTTGCCCACAATTAGTGCCGATGATGCTTGTTGGCCGGGTggcaatattaatttgaatgcgTCCGCTTCCATGCTGCAGCTGAATCACTTGCCCAGCTATGAGTCCAGTTTGCGTTTACAACGCAGTGCATCGTTAAGTC acattgaagaaattgaaatcgaacTCGAATTAGAAACTGAAcaaatccaaaacaaaaatgcaccCGTCTTGTGCATTTGTCCCTCAACCCCAACGCCAACAGAATCCGATATCAGCTCCCAGACACAGCGTGCCTTTGATTTTTATGATCCTCCCGTTTTCAAGCTAGACCATGTTGTAAATATCTCTAATAGTACTAACCatagtaataacaataataaatcatcATTGCTTGCTCCATGCTATTCTGTTTCGCCATCTGCCATTCAAAATCCACCACGACAACGACCACttcaacgacaacaacaacaaccaaccaaaTGCTCAACTAGGTCCAGCAATGatctgcagcaacagcaaatgcagcagcagcaacaacagtcgcCAGCTGCCCAGGCCCAAGGTGGCGTCCTCATACCCACAACGATTGCCACCCTTGAGAATAATGCGAATGTTAAAAAATTTGCATCGCCAGTGGGCAGCAATCGGTTGAAGCTCACGCCGAGTCCATCGAAAAGCGGAATATCGGGTGGCGCCAATGCGGACAGTGCATCCACATCGACTACATCGACGGCCACCACAATGGTGCCGGCCAAGGAGCTGGGCGAGATCTGTCGTCGCTCCTCCGACTCGGATTTGAGTGTGACGCCAAAAG GCAACTCGATTTGTGTGGCCAGCGAACGTTTGGCGGCAGCCACGGCAATGATGCGCCTAACGACACCCACTGTGGGCAATAAGGCAACCGATAGTCTGGACATGCTGGAATATCCATTCTTAACCATGACCAAATATCCAACTGGGTTTATACTGCATCTGGGTGCTACTGTGGCTGCCCGTTCAGTCAAACTTCTGGAGCGAGTGCCAAATCCCGATGAGCCCGAGGTGCGCGATAGCTGGTGGACCGAACTGCGTATGGAAATTCGTTCGCATGCAAGATCATTGGGCTGTAATGTGGTGCTGGGGTACGCCGAGTCCACAACCATATC TGATGATGTTTGCGTCTTGTCTGCTACGGGCACCGCAGCTGTTATCAACATGGTCTTTAATCGTTCAGTGTCGCAAACTGACATCTTTGCCATATCGAAACAAAGCAATACTGTGGCTGCCATGTCAAATTCGCTGGAGGAACGTGAACCAAACGGCAGCATAGGTGATGCGGCCACCTCTGGCAAAGACAACGGCTCCCTGGGCACATCGAATGGTTCGGCTGGCAAACGCTACGGCTTGCCGCCTCCGAATGCGCCACGCAATACTTGTGCCGTGTGTCATGTGCCCTATAATCTAAATTCGGTGCCATTCAATGTGAAGATGAAGAAGTGTGCTATCTGCCGAAAGGGTCGAGTGCCTGACGTGCTCTTGGCCACACTGGAAGTGCCGGAATATGTGCAAGTCAGCGGACGCGGTTGTTTTATGCAAGCACAGGTGGTGCGTGCTAAAAGGGATTTGCGTGCCGAACTCAATGCCAAAGAAATATCCGATGGGCTTCCGTTCTTGGAGTACGAGCTGCATCGTGTGCTCATAAATAAGCTGAAGGCAAAGGGCATGAATGCCATATTTGGATTGCGCACCCAGGTGGCAATTGGTGAACGCATGATAGCATTAATAGCCACAGGCACAGCGCTGTTTTTAAGTGCATTGCCTGTGCCACAGGTGCCCAAAATTGTGGCCGGCAATTCGTGGACAGACAAGCAAAAACTCAATGAGCTGCAGAAGAAACTGCAGGAGACATTCGAGCGCAATCAGGAAATATATCAGTTGAAGAGCATGGATCCCGATTTGGCCAGCTCGAGTGGTGCTGCGGGCGATAAGCAATCAGATACGGATGACTCAGATGATgaagaaatgaatgaaattgatttgaattgcGGCAATAAAGAGTTGTGTGTGCTAGAGGTGGATGATATTGAGGATTTGGAGATTATATCGCTGCTGATGGAGCCATATCCGCCTGAGGGCTTCCATGTGGTCAACACACAACAAGTGCCGGGCATGCTCGACTTGGATGCGGTGAAGAATCTACAGATGTTCACGCAAGTCTGGCGTGCACGGCTTGAAGTTGGACAAAATGTAAATGGTTTTCCCAAGCACTTTCAGCG GCTGCTGCAAACTATTTATTTCAAGCTGCGCACCATGATACCTTGTGCCATTTGCGATCTGCGCTTCCGACTGGATTTGCCCGAATCC GACCAAATCCAATTGCTGGTCACTGGCATGGCGATGGGATTGAGTGATGCCAATAAAGTGAAATACCGCCGTCGTGGAGCGCCCGCTGTGCAGCCAAATGGCTTCAACGATGCAGCAATGCAGGCGCAAGCACAACCTGCATCCGCTGTACACGCAGCACAGTCGCAGCCCGAGTTGAATGGCAAACGAATGCTCCAGGAGGAGGACTACATATTCCCGCTGGACGAGGATCAAGTTGTAGATACTCCAACGCCCACAAGTACAGCAATACCGCCCTTTGGCATGAGCTCATTTAAGCAACGTAAGACATCGCCATCTCGTCTGGGAAATCTGACGACAGCTTTGCCATCCGCCAAGTCGCTCAACATAGCGCCAGTGACGCGCACTCGCTAT TTTCCGCTGCGAGATCGTTATGGTGTCGACCTAACGCCACTTAGCTTTATACCCGGCGGTCGCATCGAAAAATATTTGGGAAATCTAAACTTTTTCTTCATCAGAGAGAGCACTTCCATACGCGAGAATGGTGGCATTAGTGGATTTGTGCATGGCTTCATCACTGAGCTGTTGGCTGTGGTGCGTGCCCACATTGCTTCGCTGGGTGGTAATGCCATGGTCTCTTTCTACATAACCGAACTGATATTGTTCGATAATCAGCATAAAAATCAA GGTCAGTGTCTGATTAGCATCGGTGGCGATGCGGTTTATGTGAGCTATTATGCCGATGACTGA
- the LOC133839260 gene encoding C2 domain-containing protein 5 isoform X1, with translation MPGKVGVKIKAARNLPVMDKSSETTDAFVEIKLANKEHKTEVFKKSLNPTWNTDWFRFEVDDAELQDEPLQIRLMDYDTYSANDAIGKVNISLNPLCLESSSQAAHGKGTVLSGWIPVFDTMHGIRGEINVIVKVDLFSDVNKFRQSSCGIPFFHSQCVPFGYRAQVIHGFVEELVVNDDPEYQWIDKIRTPRASNEARQVVFLKLSGQVQRKMGLKAINMGANAVIGYTQCFDLEGDVGVVARGVGTAVTLIKDTTSSQPNSADVALIEESSNDLQQQQMQQQQQQSPAAQAQGGVLIPTTIATLENNANVKKFASPVGSNRLKLTPSPSKSGISGGANADSASTSTTSTATTMVPAKELGEICRRSSDSDLSVTPKGNSICVASERLAAATAMMRLTTPTVGNKATDSLDMLEYPFLTMTKYPTGFILHLGATVAARSVKLLERVPNPDEPEVRDSWWTELRMEIRSHARSLGCNVVLGYAESTTISDDVCVLSATGTAAVINMVFNRSVSQTDIFAISKQSNTVAAMSNSLEEREPNGSIGDAATSGKDNGSLGTSNGSAGKRYGLPPPNAPRNTCAVCHVPYNLNSVPFNVKMKKCAICRKGRVPDVLLATLEVPEYVQVSGRGCFMQAQVVRAKRDLRAELNAKEISDGLPFLEYELHRVLINKLKAKGMNAIFGLRTQVAIGERMIALIATGTALFLSALPVPQVPKIVAGNSWTDKQKLNELQKKLQETFERNQEIYQLKSMDPDLASSSGAAGDKQSDTDDSDDEEMNEIDLNCGNKELCVLEVDDIEDLEIISLLMEPYPPEGFHVVNTQQVPGMLDLDAVKNLQMFTQVWRARLEVGQNVNGFPKHFQRLLQTIYFKLRTMIPCAICDLRFRLDLPESDQIQLLVTGMAMGLSDANKVKYRRRGAPAVQPNGFNDAAMQAQAQPASAVHAAQSQPELNGKRMLQEEDYIFPLDEDQVVDTPTPTSTAIPPFGMSSFKQRKTSPSRLGNLTTALPSAKSLNIAPVTRTRYFPLRDRYGVDLTPLSFIPGGRIEKYLGNLNFFFIRESTSIRENGGISGFVHGFITELLAVVRAHIASLGGNAMVSFYITELILFDNQHKNQGQCLISIGGDAVYVSYYADD, from the exons ATGCCAGGCAAGGTGGGCGTCAAAATAAAGGCTGCGCGCAATCTGCCAGTGATGGACAAAAGCAGTGAGACAACCGACGCATTTGTGGAGATCAAGTTGGCCAACAAAGAGCACAAAACGGAGGTATTCAAGAAAAGTCTCAATCCAACGTGGAACACTGATTG GTTTCGCTTTGAGGTCGATGACGCTGAATTACAGGATGAGCCGTTGCAAATACGTCTGATGGACTATGATACATACTCGGCCAATGATGCCATAGGCAAGGTCAACATCAGCTTGAATCCTCTGTGCCTGGAGAGCTCTAGTCAGGCGGCCCACGGTAAGGGCACCGTGCTCTCCGGTTGGATTCCAGTATTCGATACCATGCACGGTATACGCGGTGAAATCAATGTCATTGTCAAGGTGGATCTCTTCTCCGATGTCAACAAATTCCGACAGAGCTCGTGTGGCATACCATTCTTTCACT CTCAATGTGTGCCATTTGGTTATCGAGCACAAGTCATCCATGGATTTGTCGAGGAGTTGGTGGTCAACGATGATCCCGAGTACCAGTGGATTGACAAAATACGCACACCACGCGCCTCCAATGAGGCTCGTCAGGTTGTCTTCCTCAAGCTTTCTGGTCAAGTGCAGCGCAAAATGGGTCTTAAGGCCATCAATATGGGCGCCAATGCAGTCATCGGTTACACACAGTGTTTTGATCTGGAAGGcgatgttggtgttgtggcCAGAGGCGTCGGCACAGCGGTTACACTAATAAAGGACACGACCAGCAGTCAGCCAAACAGCGCAGATGTTGCACTAATCGAAGA GTCCAGCAATGatctgcagcaacagcaaatgcagcagcagcaacaacagtcgcCAGCTGCCCAGGCCCAAGGTGGCGTCCTCATACCCACAACGATTGCCACCCTTGAGAATAATGCGAATGTTAAAAAATTTGCATCGCCAGTGGGCAGCAATCGGTTGAAGCTCACGCCGAGTCCATCGAAAAGCGGAATATCGGGTGGCGCCAATGCGGACAGTGCATCCACATCGACTACATCGACGGCCACCACAATGGTGCCGGCCAAGGAGCTGGGCGAGATCTGTCGTCGCTCCTCCGACTCGGATTTGAGTGTGACGCCAAAAG GCAACTCGATTTGTGTGGCCAGCGAACGTTTGGCGGCAGCCACGGCAATGATGCGCCTAACGACACCCACTGTGGGCAATAAGGCAACCGATAGTCTGGACATGCTGGAATATCCATTCTTAACCATGACCAAATATCCAACTGGGTTTATACTGCATCTGGGTGCTACTGTGGCTGCCCGTTCAGTCAAACTTCTGGAGCGAGTGCCAAATCCCGATGAGCCCGAGGTGCGCGATAGCTGGTGGACCGAACTGCGTATGGAAATTCGTTCGCATGCAAGATCATTGGGCTGTAATGTGGTGCTGGGGTACGCCGAGTCCACAACCATATC TGATGATGTTTGCGTCTTGTCTGCTACGGGCACCGCAGCTGTTATCAACATGGTCTTTAATCGTTCAGTGTCGCAAACTGACATCTTTGCCATATCGAAACAAAGCAATACTGTGGCTGCCATGTCAAATTCGCTGGAGGAACGTGAACCAAACGGCAGCATAGGTGATGCGGCCACCTCTGGCAAAGACAACGGCTCCCTGGGCACATCGAATGGTTCGGCTGGCAAACGCTACGGCTTGCCGCCTCCGAATGCGCCACGCAATACTTGTGCCGTGTGTCATGTGCCCTATAATCTAAATTCGGTGCCATTCAATGTGAAGATGAAGAAGTGTGCTATCTGCCGAAAGGGTCGAGTGCCTGACGTGCTCTTGGCCACACTGGAAGTGCCGGAATATGTGCAAGTCAGCGGACGCGGTTGTTTTATGCAAGCACAGGTGGTGCGTGCTAAAAGGGATTTGCGTGCCGAACTCAATGCCAAAGAAATATCCGATGGGCTTCCGTTCTTGGAGTACGAGCTGCATCGTGTGCTCATAAATAAGCTGAAGGCAAAGGGCATGAATGCCATATTTGGATTGCGCACCCAGGTGGCAATTGGTGAACGCATGATAGCATTAATAGCCACAGGCACAGCGCTGTTTTTAAGTGCATTGCCTGTGCCACAGGTGCCCAAAATTGTGGCCGGCAATTCGTGGACAGACAAGCAAAAACTCAATGAGCTGCAGAAGAAACTGCAGGAGACATTCGAGCGCAATCAGGAAATATATCAGTTGAAGAGCATGGATCCCGATTTGGCCAGCTCGAGTGGTGCTGCGGGCGATAAGCAATCAGATACGGATGACTCAGATGATgaagaaatgaatgaaattgatttgaattgcGGCAATAAAGAGTTGTGTGTGCTAGAGGTGGATGATATTGAGGATTTGGAGATTATATCGCTGCTGATGGAGCCATATCCGCCTGAGGGCTTCCATGTGGTCAACACACAACAAGTGCCGGGCATGCTCGACTTGGATGCGGTGAAGAATCTACAGATGTTCACGCAAGTCTGGCGTGCACGGCTTGAAGTTGGACAAAATGTAAATGGTTTTCCCAAGCACTTTCAGCG GCTGCTGCAAACTATTTATTTCAAGCTGCGCACCATGATACCTTGTGCCATTTGCGATCTGCGCTTCCGACTGGATTTGCCCGAATCC GACCAAATCCAATTGCTGGTCACTGGCATGGCGATGGGATTGAGTGATGCCAATAAAGTGAAATACCGCCGTCGTGGAGCGCCCGCTGTGCAGCCAAATGGCTTCAACGATGCAGCAATGCAGGCGCAAGCACAACCTGCATCCGCTGTACACGCAGCACAGTCGCAGCCCGAGTTGAATGGCAAACGAATGCTCCAGGAGGAGGACTACATATTCCCGCTGGACGAGGATCAAGTTGTAGATACTCCAACGCCCACAAGTACAGCAATACCGCCCTTTGGCATGAGCTCATTTAAGCAACGTAAGACATCGCCATCTCGTCTGGGAAATCTGACGACAGCTTTGCCATCCGCCAAGTCGCTCAACATAGCGCCAGTGACGCGCACTCGCTAT TTTCCGCTGCGAGATCGTTATGGTGTCGACCTAACGCCACTTAGCTTTATACCCGGCGGTCGCATCGAAAAATATTTGGGAAATCTAAACTTTTTCTTCATCAGAGAGAGCACTTCCATACGCGAGAATGGTGGCATTAGTGGATTTGTGCATGGCTTCATCACTGAGCTGTTGGCTGTGGTGCGTGCCCACATTGCTTCGCTGGGTGGTAATGCCATGGTCTCTTTCTACATAACCGAACTGATATTGTTCGATAATCAGCATAAAAATCAA GGTCAGTGTCTGATTAGCATCGGTGGCGATGCGGTTTATGTGAGCTATTATGCCGATGACTGA